The window AAAAGGCGATAATCCGAGAAGTAGTTTTTATAACCATTCTACTTTTTGCGATTTAATTATCAACGACCTGGTTGGCATTAAACCACGAACAGACAATACTTTGGAAATATATCCGCTAATCCCTAAAAACCAATGGGATTGGTTTATGCTTGATAACGTTTCATATCACAACAAAACTTTAACAGTATTGTGGGATAAAACCGGAACTAAATACAATAAAGGCAAAGGATTTCTGGTATTTGCAGATGGTAAAGTGATTTTTAAAGGCAAAGACTTGAAGCCAATAAAAGTGCAGCTGAATTAAGGGGATGAAGCGATGAAATCGCTGATCACATGCAAGCCCTGTCCGTAGTGTTAAGCAACGCGTCACTACGGATTGGCGAATAGAATTGAGTTTACAACTCAGTAACAAAGAACGAGTCAGAGACTCTTTTCCATGCGAAAATCCGTAGAGCCCTTCGGAACTCTACGGACAGATGAGGAAATTAAGCGATAAAATTGCTAATCAGGTCCGTCCTCGTTACAAACGAGGACGATATAGAGATGCCGAAATAAATTCAGCATGACGAAATTTATTAACAAAGCAGATGAAATATTTAATCAGGACTTTAACTTTTGTAATTGCGATAACAGCTTCCGTAAGCCTTAGTGCACAGAGCTACTATAATGTAATCAAGTATGGCGCTAAAAACGACAGCAGCAAGCTCGCCACTACTGCCATTAAAAATGCCATCGAAGCAGCATCAAAAGCAGGTGGTGGTACCATTTATTTCCCTGCAGGTAAATATTTAACTGGCGCAATCCATTTAAAAAGCAACATCACGATTTTGATTGATGCCGGCGCTGAGCTTCATTTTAGCGATAACTTCGACGATTACCTTCCGATGGTGAAGAGCCGTTACGAAGGGGTAGATGTAAGCAGTTTCTCGCCATTGTTTTACGCCTATAAAGCCGAAAATATCTCTATAATTGGTCGCGGTATTATAGACGGGCATGGCAAAAAATGGTGGGATTTTGTAGAAGGTTATAAAGAAGGTCAGCCGATCTCGAAATGGCAAACCACCTTTGCCAGCCTCAATAAAGACATTATACTACCCGACGACCCCAAACAAATGAAACGCGGCTTTTTGCGTCCGCCGTTTATACAACCCATGTTTTGCAAAAACGTATTGATAGATGGCATAACCATTCGTAATTCGCCATTTTGGACCGTAAATCCTGAGTTTTGCGAAAACGTTAAGGTTCATGCGGTAACCATCAACAATCCCCATTCACCCAATACCGACGGTATCAACCCCGAATCGTGTAAAAATGTACACATTTCAGATTGCCACATCAGCGTAGGCGATGATTGTATCACCATCAAATCGGGCAAAGACGCTCCGGGCAGAAAGATGGCTGTTCCTGCCGAGAATTATGTGATTACCAATTGCACCATGCTATCAGGCCATGGCGGAGTTGTAATCGGCAGTGAAATGTCGGGCGATGTGCGCAAAATCACCATCTCCAATTGTGTGTTTGACGGAACCGACCGGGGCATCCGCATTAAAACTGCCCGTGGCAGAGGAGGTGTGGTTGAGGAGATCAGGGTAAGCAACATTATCATGAAAAACATCAGAGAGCAGGCCATTGTACTGGATATGCAATATGCCAAAACCAATCCCGAGCCTGTTTCAGAGCGTACACCGATATTCAGGAATATCCATTTCGCCAATATTACGGGGCAGGTAAATCAGGCTGCCTATTTAAACGGCTTGGAGGAAATGCCCATCAGCAATATCACTTTTAACGACATTAACCTCGAAGCCAAAAGCGGTTTTTCGATCAGCAACGCCGCTGATATTGAACTGCATAATGTATCCGTAAATACACAAATTGGTGCTGCTGTAAAAGCCTTAAAAGTAAATAACCTCATTATTGATGGCTTAAAAAGCAATAAAATATCTGCAAATGCCGCTGTAGTAGATCTTACCAATGTTTCGGATTTGTTTTTATACAATGCCTTTCCTTCAGCCGAAATAAATAATTACCTAAAGTTGAGTGGCGCTGAAACCAAAAACATATTTTTAGGCAACAATAATTTCAGAAGGATAAAAACGCCGGTTAAAAAGGAAAAAGAAGTAACGGCTACCATCGAAATTATATCTGGCGACAAAGTACAATAACATGAAATTTAAATTTTTACTGGGCACTTTAATTTTAGCGGTAACCGTTCAATCGAATGGCTGGACACAGGAAAATAACCATACTTTATGGTACAACAAACCTGCAGAAAAATGGACCGATGCCTTACCAATTGGTAATGGCCGCTTAGGCGCTATGCTTTTTGCCGGAACAGCTGAAGATCACATCCAGTTTAACGAAGAAACCC is drawn from Pedobacter sp. HDW13 and contains these coding sequences:
- a CDS encoding glycoside hydrolase family 28 protein → MKYLIRTLTFVIAITASVSLSAQSYYNVIKYGAKNDSSKLATTAIKNAIEAASKAGGGTIYFPAGKYLTGAIHLKSNITILIDAGAELHFSDNFDDYLPMVKSRYEGVDVSSFSPLFYAYKAENISIIGRGIIDGHGKKWWDFVEGYKEGQPISKWQTTFASLNKDIILPDDPKQMKRGFLRPPFIQPMFCKNVLIDGITIRNSPFWTVNPEFCENVKVHAVTINNPHSPNTDGINPESCKNVHISDCHISVGDDCITIKSGKDAPGRKMAVPAENYVITNCTMLSGHGGVVIGSEMSGDVRKITISNCVFDGTDRGIRIKTARGRGGVVEEIRVSNIIMKNIREQAIVLDMQYAKTNPEPVSERTPIFRNIHFANITGQVNQAAYLNGLEEMPISNITFNDINLEAKSGFSISNAADIELHNVSVNTQIGAAVKALKVNNLIIDGLKSNKISANAAVVDLTNVSDLFLYNAFPSAEINNYLKLSGAETKNIFLGNNNFRRIKTPVKKEKEVTATIEIISGDKVQ